In the Harmonia axyridis chromosome 3, icHarAxyr1.1, whole genome shotgun sequence genome, one interval contains:
- the LOC123676856 gene encoding uncharacterized protein LOC123676856, which translates to MGFYAEIRVRYGREMSSTLKSWSSNNIKLAALRNRRVFLLECKRLGLHPKHMTNNFCQLYGSVTDEVSSRQAVNMENKNNKYNRQFALTKQKNLDKVRALTDAQLGKVRSQERYYNQTKET; encoded by the exons atggggttttatgctgAAATCCGTGTACGGTATGGAAGGGAAATGTCATCGACCTTAAAATCTTGGTCATCTAATAACATCAAGTTGGCAGCATTGCGGAATCGCAGAGTGTTCCTGTTGGAGTGTAAAAGGCTTGGTTTACATCCTAAACACATGACCAATAACTTCTGTCAATTATATGGATCTGTGACAGACGAGGTGTCGTCCAGACAAGCAGTGAACATGGAGAACAAG AATAACAAGTACAATAGACAATTTGCATTGACGAAACAGAAAAATCTGGATAAGGTGAGAGCTTTGACAGATGCACAATTGGGAAAAGTCAGATcacaagaaag GTATTACAATCAGACAAAGGAAACGTAA